One Deinococcota bacterium genomic region harbors:
- a CDS encoding MBL fold metallo-hydrolase translates to MTPTLRFLGASDSQGVPRWWCDCTVCTEARTTGVNARSRPSVVIEGAAESPERVLVDASPELRTQCAREGLRGFGAALISHAHNDHVLGLGDLADRARWTREPCPVFAPAEVLPALRERFAYLTRGGYPERVPFRALEQSSRTFAGYRLSAVRVPHGFNGWAYGFRFDGESSRPGSSWAYIPDSLNLQDLSPWRGLGLLVLGTSCYRETAPVHSRSVYDVQEALGLISELKPAGTVLTHLGHGVDAREPAPEGTIYAYDGLRLELPW, encoded by the coding sequence ATGACCCCGACCTTGCGCTTTCTCGGCGCTTCCGACTCGCAGGGGGTGCCGCGCTGGTGGTGCGACTGTACAGTTTGCACGGAGGCTCGCACCACGGGCGTCAACGCCCGCAGCCGGCCCTCGGTGGTGATCGAGGGCGCTGCCGAGAGTCCTGAGCGCGTGCTCGTCGACGCCTCGCCCGAACTCCGGACGCAGTGCGCGCGCGAGGGGCTGCGGGGCTTTGGCGCCGCGCTCATCAGCCACGCGCACAACGACCATGTCCTGGGCCTGGGCGACTTGGCCGACCGGGCGCGCTGGACCAGGGAGCCCTGCCCCGTTTTTGCCCCCGCCGAGGTGCTGCCGGCGCTCCGCGAGCGCTTCGCCTACCTGACGCGGGGAGGTTACCCCGAGCGGGTTCCTTTTAGAGCGCTCGAGCAAAGCTCCAGAACCTTCGCGGGCTATAGGCTCAGCGCGGTCAGGGTGCCGCACGGCTTTAACGGCTGGGCCTACGGTTTTCGCTTCGACGGCGAGAGCAGCCGTCCCGGCTCGAGCTGGGCCTATATCCCCGACAGTCTCAACCTGCAAGACCTCTCGCCCTGGCGGGGCTTGGGGCTGCTCGTGCTCGGCACCAGCTGCTACCGCGAGACCGCCCCCGTCCACAGTCGCAGCGTCTACGACGTGCAAGAGGCCCTGGGGCTGATCAGCGAGCTCAAACCCGCAGGCACCGTCCTCACCCACCTCGGCCACGGCGTCGACGCGCGCGAGCCGGCGCCCGAGGGCACCATCTACGCCTACGACGGGCTCAGGCTCGAGCTGCCGTGGTGA